The sequence AGGAGCTGGAGCGGGCGGGCGATTACACGGGGCGGCTGGCTTGGATGGAGGAGGCGAAGAACCTGCCGTTTGGTGCGGTGTGGGACTACCACTGTTTGCGGTCGGGCGTGCCGGTGGGGGCGGCGTGGCTGGAGGAGGTGCGGGCTTATGAGCGCGAGGTGTTGAGCCGGCGCGGCTGAAGGGTTCCGGTTGGGACGGGGGAGACCGGCGCTTGCGCAGGGCCGGCCCGGGATGGGATCGGGGTGAACCGTCTCGGTCTGCGTGTCGTTTTGGCGGTTTTTACCGTCCGAAGGACCGGGGCGGACACCGTGTTCGGGCGGCGTCGAGCGGTTGCCAAGGGGCGGTGACCGACCTACATTCGGCGGTCCAAAATGCAGCCGAAGAATCAAGCCGAGTCGCCCCGGCGCGTGGGTTTGGTGTCGCTGGGGTGCGCCAAAAACCTGGTGGACGCCGAGGTGATGCTGGGCACGTTGTTGCGGGACGGGTTTGAGATCACCAACGACCCGGCCCGGGCGGACGCCCTGATCATCAACACCTGCTCGTTCATTGACGCGGCGCAGGAGGAGAGCGTGGACACGATTTTGGAGTCGGCGGCGTTTCGGGAGGCGCATGCGCGGGGGCAGGCGCTGATTGTGTCCGGGTGTTTGCCGCAGCGGTTTCGGGCGCAATTGCGGGATTTGCTGCCGGAGGTGGACGCGTTCATGGGAGTGGACGAGGTGCCGCGCGTGAGCGAGATCGTGCGGGAGGCGCTGGCGCATCGGGCGGCGCGGCTGGGGTTGGAGAGGGTGCGAGAGGGGCGGTCCCGTGCGGAACGGCGACAGGATCTGCTGCGCCTGCAGGAAACCGCGCCGGACACCGCGGCGGGGTCGGTGAACGGCCGGCGGGTTGCGGAGGACTTGACGGCACCGGTGGTGGTGCGGGCCCGGCCGCGTTACATTCCGGATTACGACACACCGCGGTTCCGGCTCACGCCGGCCCATTATGCGTACGTGAAGATTGCCGAGGGCTGCAATCATCCCTGTTCGTTTTGCATCATCCCGCAGATGCGCGGCAGTCACCGCAGCCGGCCCCTGGAGGACATTGTGCGGGAGGTGCGTGCGCTGCTGGACCAGGGGGTGCGTGAGTTCAATCTGATTTCGCAGGATTCCACCTACTATGGCCTGGACCTGCGGCCGCGTCGTGCGGGGTCGGTTGCCTCACCGGCGAAGTTTCGCGAGGCGATGCGCGATCTACCGCCGGAGGCGCCCACGCTGGCGCGGTTGTTGGAGGTGTTGGACGGGTTGCCGGGGGATTTCTGGGTCCGCGTGCTGTACACGCATCCGGCGCATTGGACGGAGGAGCTGATCCGCACGTTTGCCCAATGTCGCAAGGTGGTCCGGTACGTGGACATGCCGTTGCAGCATATTCACGACCTGATGCTGGAGCGGATGCGGCGCGAGACGAGCCGGGCTTACATTGAAGAGCTGCTGCAAAGGATCCGGTCGGGGATTCCCGGCGTGACCCTGCGCACGACGTTCATTGTGGGGTTTCCGGGGGAGACGGAGGCCTGTTTCGAGGCGTTGTTGGAGTTCATGGAGCGGGTGCGGTTCGACCGGGCCGGAGTGTTTCTTTACTCGCGGGAGGAGGGGACGCGTGCGGCGCGGATGGCGCAGCAGGTGCCGGCGGAGGTGAAGCAGCGGCGGCGGGACCGTGCGATGGAGTTGCAGCGGCGGATTTCTCGCGAACGCAATGCGGGGATGGTGGGCCGGCGGCTTCGCGTGCTGGTCGAGGGGCAGTTGAGGGGCGGGAGGGCGGTACCGGCCGAGATCCGGTCCTGGGAGCACGGTCTGGTGCGGGAAGACAATGGCGGTTCGGCCCGGTTGGGGCGTGGTTTGTGGTCGGTGGCGCGGTCGGAGGCGGATGCGCCGGAAGTGGACGGCCGGGTGTTTGTTCGGGGGGAACTGCCCGTGGGCCGGTTTGCCACGGTGGAGGTGGTGGGTTGGACGGATTACGACCTGATTGCACGACCGGTCTGAGGGGGATGCATCCGGGGGTCGGGTTGTGTGCCGGGGGCCGGTGTCCGGCTGTCATCCGGGGTCCGGGTTCCTTGACTTTCCATCGGGACGGGCAAAACTGAACCGAAGCTGGCGAAGGGTGTCCGGAAACGGGTTGCCGGGCCGTTCGAGTGGACCGGGCAGGTTGCGGGCGCCGGGTTGCCGGCGGGGCAGGCAGCCATGAGCTGGGTGATTTGGATCGTGGTCGCCCTCGGGTTGGTCGGGTGGTGGTTCTGGCCGCGACGGGGGTTGTGGGCCCGTTTGCGGGAAGCCCGGCATTTGGCGGCGCGTGCCCGGCGGGAAGACGCGTTGAAACACATCCTGAAGACGGAGGCCAACGGACGCGAGGCCACGCTGGAAAGCGTGAGCGGCGCACTGCAGATGTCGCCGCAGAAGACCGCGGGTTTGTTGTCCGAACTTGAGTCGTGCGGGCTGATTTCCTTCGAGGGTGGGCGGATGCATTTGAGTTCGCAGGGGCGTGAGCTGGCGACGCATGTGGTTCGGGCTCACCGGTTGTGGGAGAGTTACCTGGCGGATCGCACGGGGCTGACGGAGGATCAGTGGCACCGTTTGGCGGAGCGGCAGGAACACCTGCTCAGCCGGCAGGAGGCCGAGGCGCTGGCCGCGGAGCTCGGGCATCCCCGGGTGGATCCTCATGGCGACGCGATTCCCGAGCCCGGGGCGGCCCTGCCCGCGGACCGGGGGGCTTCGTTGAACAGCCTGCGGCCGGACGCTCCGGCGGTGATCACGCATGTGGAGGATGAACCGCAGCCGCTGTACGCCCGGCTTGCACGCGAGGGGTTGCGTCCCGGGGTGAAGGTGTGCGTGTTGGAGCGCACGCCGACCTCGGTGCGATTGTGGGGTCATGATCGGGAACATGTTCTTTCCCCTGTGGAGGCCCAGAGCATTGGCGTGGAACCGCTGCCCGACACCAGCTTGCGGGATCTGCAGGGCGAGGTTTTTCTGCATCAGTTGGCGCCCGGTCAGAGTGCCCGGGTGGTGGAGTTGTCGCCGGCCTGTCGGGGCATGGAACGGCGCCGATTGCTCGACCTGGGGTTTGTACCCGGGACGCGGGTGACGGTGGACATGGCCAGCCCGTTGGGTGATCCGCGGGCGTACCGGGTGCGGGGCACGCTGGTGGCGTTGCGGCAGGATCAGGCCCGGTGGATTCGGGTGGAACCTTTGGAAAAGGAGGCAGCATGAGCGAACCGACCTCCCTGTCCCGGGCCAGCGTGGCTGTGGCCGGCGAGGCTTGTGAGAGCTGCGCCGTGTTTCGTGCGGCCCGTCTCAAGAAGCTGGGCGTGCAGGTGGGCCGCGCCGATTTCGTGGTGGCCCTGGCCGGAAACCCGAACACGGGCAAGAGCACCGTGTTCAATGCCCTCACCGGCCTGCGCCAGCACACTGGCAACTGGCCGGGCAAAACGGTCACCCGCGCCGAGGGCGCGTTTGAATACAACGGGCGGCGTTACAAGCTGGTGGACCTGCCCGGGACCTACTCGCTGTTGTCCGCCAGTCCCGACGAACAGGTGGCGCGGGATTTTTTGCTGTTTGGGCAACCTGACGTGACCGTGGTGGTGGCCGACGCCACGCGATTGGAACGGAACCTGAACCTGGTATTGCAGGTGCTGGAGATCACCGACCGGGCGGTGTTGTGTGTGAACCTGTTGGACGAAGCCGAACGCCACGGCATCCAGGTGGACACCCGGCAACTGGCGCGGGATCTGGGGATACCCGTGGTGGGCACGGCTGCGCGGCGCGGCCGTGGTCTGCCGGAGCTGTTGCAGGCGATCGAAGACGTGGCCACCGGCCGGGTTCGATGCCGGCCGTTTCGGCTGCCCGAACCGCCACCTGCGTTGCGCGGGGCGATCGAGGACCTGGTCAGTCGTCTGCAGCGCATCTATCCGGGGTTGCCGAACGCGCGGTGGGTGGCCGTGCGCCTGTTGGCGGGGGACGAGAGCATCCTCAACGCCATTCGTTCGGGTGAACTGGCCGCCCTGAGCCGATCCGGCCAGACCTCCGGTACCGGTGTGTCCGCCGCGGCGGCGGCCACGGGCCCGACCTGACCCGACCATGAACGAGACTTCTGCCCCGTCGCTCCCCCCGGAGGTGGCCGAGCTGCTGCGCGTGGCGCGGGAGCATCGCCAGCGGCTTCAGGGGGACTTGCATGAATCCATGGTGGAGGCGATCTACGCCCAGGCCGAACGGATTGTGTCGCGGGCCGTTTCCACGCCGGCGGCACCGGCCCGGCCCACGTTCGATCGCGTACTGGATCGGATTGTTACCAGTCGCGTCTGGGGGTTCCCCATCATGTTTGCGCTGTTTGCGGTGATGTTTTGGATCACCATCAGCGGGGCGAACATTCCCTCGAGCTGGCTGGCCGGGTGGCTGGTGGAACGCGGCCATCCATGGTTGCGGGAGCTGACGCTGCAGCTGGGATGGCCCGACTGGTTGCGCGGCCTGACCGTGGACGGCATGTATCTGGCCACGGCCTGGGTGGTGAGCGTGATGTTGCCTCCCATGGCAATCTTTTTCCCCATGTTCACCCTGCTGGAGGATTTCGGGTATTTGCCGCGGGTGGCGTTCAATTTGGACGCCCTGTTCCGCAGGGCCGGCGCTCACGGCAAACAGGCGATGACCCTGATGATGGGGTTCGGCTGCAACGCCGCGGGCGTGGTCTCCACCCGGATCATTGACAGTCCGCGGGAACGGCTGCTGGCGATTCTGACCAACAACTTTTCCCTGTGCAACGGGCGGTGGCCGACGCAGTTTCTCATGGCCACACTGTTTGTGGGAGCGCTGGTGCCGGCGCCGTGGTCGAGTGTGGCGGCCGCGGCTGCTGTGACGGGCGTTGCGGCTTTGGGGGTGGTCCTGGCCCTGTTGACGTCATGGGCACTGTCCCGGACGGTGCTGAAGGGTGAGCCCTCGGCGTTCAGCCTGGAACTGCCGCCGTACCGGCCGCCGCGTTTGTGGCAGACGCTCTACACCTCGCTGTTGGACCGGACCCTGTTTGTGTTGTGGCGGGCCGTGGTGTTTGCCCTGCCGGCGGGCGCGGTGATCTGGCTGAGCGCCAACGTGCACGTGGGCGGCCAGAGCGTGGCAGCCCACCTGATCCGACTGCTGGATCCGTTGGGGCTCTGGATCGGGTTGAACGGGGTCATCCTCCTGGCCTACGTGCTGGCCATCCCGGCCAACGAGATCGTGATCCCCACCGTGTTGATGTTGACGGTGCTGGTTGGCGGGACCCCGGAAGTCGGGGCTGGCACGGGCGTGATGTTCGAACTGGAGGATCAGAACGTGCTCAAACAGGTATTGACCCAGGGCGGATGGACGGCCCTGACCGGGATCAACCTCATGCTCTTCAGCCTGCTGCACAACCCCTGCAGCACCACCCTGTACACCATCTACAAGGAGACCGGGAGCCTTCGCTGGACCGCGTGGGCGGCGTTGCTGCCCTTGGGATTGGGGTTTGCGGTGTGTTTCCTGGTGGCCCGGTTCTGGCACTGGTTGACCTGAGGGGCCGGCAAGGTCTGCGCGGCAAGGTCTGCGGAAGGCTGCCCGGATTCCGCGGGCCGGCTGATTGGCCGGGTGCGAAAGCAAGATGGTCGGGGCGGCGAGATTTGAACTCGCGACCTCTTGCACCCCAAGCAAGCGCGCTAGCCAGGCTACGCTACGCCCCGACCGATCGGAGCGGTGCCATCCGCACCGCGTGCACAAACATTACCACTGCCCGCGCAGCCGACACAACTGAATTTACGGGTTCGGCGGGATGGCGGAGCCGTGCGCGACAGCCCGCGCCGGGTTCCAAGGCGGGCCGGACCGCCGGACGACCGGAACGACGCACAACCGACGGCCCCCGTGCCAGGTCGTCTTGCACAGGCGCGCGTGGGATTCGGCCCACTCCGGGCGGGGCCGCCACCTGGCAGGCTGCACGTTCAGTGGTCCCGCTGCGACCCCCATCCCGTGCCGCGCCGGATCCGACGCCTTTCTCCGGGACGTGCCGGGTTGGCCGGCGCCGGATCGGCAGACCCCGCCCGGGCTCTCTCCCTGCGATCCGGGCTTCCTTCTTACCGGGCAGCGAGCGGCGCGGGTCACGGGATGCTGATCCGATAGAACATCGGCGACACAGCGGGATCCACGGGCAACGCCACCTGGAACCGGCCGGACGGGTCGAAGGTGTTGGTGAGCACCGGCCACCATTGGGCTGCGGGCAGGGCGAGGTTTGTGGAGGCGCGGATGGTGTAGGTCAGTCCGGGCAGGCCGCCCGAACCTGCCAGTCGCAGTTCCGCACCCACGAGGTGGGCCTGCTCAATTGTGGGCCGGGCCGGTGCGGGCAGGGCGACCCGCAGAGTGCCGTCCACGGTGAGACGGGAGGTGTCCCATGCGAGCTCGGGTCCCGGCGTGGGCGGTTCGATGGCCTCGAAGGCTCCGGAGTAAGAACCTGCCTGCAGGAGCTGCAGGACGTCACCCTCCTGCAGGGCGGTTCCTGTCAGGTTGAGTTGCAGGGTGCCGCCCAGTCGGATCTCGGTGGCGCCCCGGAGTTGGTCGCACTCGATTGCGCCGGTGTCGGAACGGAACACGTCGAACCGGGCCAGGCCGTTGAGCGTGACGGGGCCGTTGACGGTGAGAGTGCCCCGATCGGCTCCCGCGGGGGCCAGCGAACCGCCGGCGAGCACTTCCAGTGGTGCGAGGATGGTGCCCTGGCCGGTGAGGGAACCGCCGGCCACGAGCACGCGTCGGGTCCGTTCCAGCCGGCCTTCGAGCTGGAAGATACCGTTGCTGATGATGGTGTCGCCGGTGTGGGTGCTGACGCCGCCGAGTTGCAAGGTGGCTCCGCCCTGTTTGATCAGGTCACCGTCGCCGGTGATGGATCCGTCCAGGATGAGCAGGTTGCCACCGGCATTGAACCAGCAGGGGCCGTGCAGGGTTATCGGTCCCACGATGCGATTGGTCCAACTGGCGTTGTTGACGGTGATGTTGGTGCCGGAGCCGTGGAGGACGAACTGTTTGTTCCATGCGTTGGTGGTTCGATAGAACTGCAGCGTGGCGCCCGGGTGCACGGTGAGGGTGCGGTTGGGGTCGCCCATGGAGGTGGTGGTGCCTTCAAAGGCCAGGATGCCCTGATGGATTTCGATGTCGGCCAGGGCGGGGTCGAAGGTCACGCTGACGATGTACACGCCGTTTGTACCGACCTTGTGCAGGTTGAACGGCTGGCCGCCGGTGCTGAGTCGGGCCGTGGCGGGGTCGCCGGAACTACCGCCGGGCGAGCGGATGTCGAGCCGGCCGGTACCGCCCACGGCCGTGTCGGCGGTGAGGGTGACGTCCCGGACGTTGGGGCTGACGTAATTGGGGTTGCCATTGTTGTTGACCAGCGCGCCCTGGTTGTTGGCACCCCAGCCGGCCAACACAATGGGCCGGTCCTCGAGATTGATGCCGTTGACGTCCAGGGTGCCTCCGGGTCGGACGGCCGCGCCGGCCACCGGCAGGCTGTTGAGGGAGGTGACCTGAAGAATCCCGGCCCGAATCTCCACGGGTTCGGTCCCCATCAGGCCGGTGTTGTCGCCGGACAGGGTCAATGGCCCGGGGCCGTCCTTGACGAGCCTGCCCATGCCGGTGAAGGCGCCGGAGAAGAGGGTTGGGACCGAGGGCGCCCAGACGAGTGTGCCCTCCAGGCCCACGGTGTCGGGGAGCTCGTTGGGTCCGCTGTTGCTCAGCACCAAGGTGCTGCCGGCGGCGATGGAGAGCATGCTCCCGCCGATGCTGTTGGCCTGTTCACCGGCGAAGACCAGTGTACCGCCGGCGACCGTGAGCGAGTCGAACCGGTTGGAGCCGGTGTTTTCGATTCGGATCGTGCCGGGGCCGTTCATGATCAACTGGCCGCCTTCCCACCAACCGGAGCCGGTGAAGCGGTAGGGCCTGGTGCCAAGGAGCGTGAATGTGCCCGGAACCAGCGCGCCCACGAGCTCGACGGGTGCGTCGGCGTTGCCGGTGTCGTCAAACAGCACGGCGTCGAGGTTGAAGAAGCGGTCGGGTCCCAGCCCGTTGTTCCAGTTGGCGTCTCCGCCCACGGCCCATCGGTTGGCTACGCCATCGCCGCGCCAGGTGAGGGACCTGGGGGGGCTGCCCCCGACGATCAACCGGACCGCACCCGGCTGCGAGGTGTCGAAGTTGAAGGTGTAGCGGCTGCCGGCCAGCGGGCCGACGACTTCAAAACTTGCGTTCTCCTGCACGACCGCCGTGGCGGTGAAGAGGGTGTAGGGATTGGCCGTGTCAAAAGTGCCTTCGAGGGCGTTGAGGCGCACCCGTTGTTTGCCGCGCAGGCGCAGTTGGTCAAAGGTCTGGACCAGGTCGTTCAGGCCCGAGGCATTGGCGGCCAGATCGAGTTTGAGGGTCGCCTGGTCCAGCGTCAGCGGGTGGCTGAGGGTCAGGAAGCCTGCCTGGCCGGGACCGCCCGGCTCGAGCACGGCTCCCGGTTGCAGGGAGACCGGACCGATCAGCGTGCCGGCACCGCTCAGTCCGCCGCTGAGGGTCAGACCGTCCACCGCTCCGCCGAGGTCCCAGTAGGCCAGGCCGGTGTTGCCGAGGTCGCAGGTTTGCACGCCGGCCAACCGGCTGCCGTTGAGGGCCAGACATTGGTTGGTGACCGAAAGCACAGTGGCATTGGTGAGCTGGCCGCCGTCGAGGATCAGCGTGTCCGCGTACAGCGTCGAGCCTGCGGGCAGCGTCAGGCTGCCATTGGTCACGGTGACGGTGATCCGGCCGCCACCGGAGACGAACCGGCCCAAGACCTCCACCCTGCCCCCGGTGATGTTCAAGGTGCCCTCGACCTGGGCGGCGCCGGTGCCGCCGCTGACGTGGGCCAGTTCCAGCCGATCATTGACCCGGATCAGCCCCGGTCCCACCAGGTTCAGCGTACCGCGGGCGCCGTTGCCCCCCGGCTGGCTTTGATAGCCCACGTACAGCTGGTTCACATCGAGCACGCCGCGATCCAGCACGAAGTACCCGGCCGGGGTACCGCTGCCACTGCCGGTGCTGCTGCGCGCGATGAACAACGTGTCC is a genomic window of Limisphaera ngatamarikiensis containing:
- a CDS encoding autotransporter-associated beta strand repeat-containing protein, whose translation is MKSRSLASIRPVLPRIALCLALLGALVNVPAPAAVFQWSGAGGDVFWNNPANWVPVGVPAAGDDAWFFDPGAAADPSTPTAILGADTTLQSLWIGQTNGYHRLELQNGATLTLTGSTTQNLLLVGTETDNGNTQTVTATITGAGARLVVSNLAGSVAVRQSSANSGSALRASLDLSGLQEVQMNVGRLLVGSESPVAPRPAGTLWLGATNKIRLTGSAPALAIGGRGGNNNGGNSSYLYLGAVNEVFADTIMVGRGKQGGDSSILFQTNLFPAPSAIFRAADGQGRVALWTVADSEGISGTVNTRGSCQFLGGLVDALVDTLFIARSSTGSGSGTPAGYFVLDRGVLDVNQLYVGYQSQPGGNGARGTLNLVGPGLIRVNDRLELAHVSGGTGAAQVEGTLNITGGRVEVLGRFVSGGGRITVTVTNGSLTLPAGSTLYADTLILDGGQLTNATVLSVTNQCLALNGSRLAGVQTCDLGNTGLAYWDLGGAVDGLTLSGGLSGAGTLIGPVSLQPGAVLEPGGPGQAGFLTLSHPLTLDQATLKLDLAANASGLNDLVQTFDQLRLRGKQRVRLNALEGTFDTANPYTLFTATAVVQENASFEVVGPLAGSRYTFNFDTSQPGAVRLIVGGSPPRSLTWRGDGVANRWAVGGDANWNNGLGPDRFFNLDAVLFDDTGNADAPVELVGALVPGTFTLLGTRPYRFTGSGWWEGGQLIMNGPGTIRIENTGSNRFDSLTVAGGTLVFAGEQANSIGGSMLSIAAGSTLVLSNSGPNELPDTVGLEGTLVWAPSVPTLFSGAFTGMGRLVKDGPGPLTLSGDNTGLMGTEPVEIRAGILQVTSLNSLPVAGAAVRPGGTLDVNGINLEDRPIVLAGWGANNQGALVNNNGNPNYVSPNVRDVTLTADTAVGGTGRLDIRSPGGSSGDPATARLSTGGQPFNLHKVGTNGVYIVSVTFDPALADIEIHQGILAFEGTTTSMGDPNRTLTVHPGATLQFYRTTNAWNKQFVLHGSGTNITVNNASWTNRIVGPITLHGPCWFNAGGNLLILDGSITGDGDLIKQGGATLQLGGVSTHTGDTIISNGIFQLEGRLERTRRVLVAGGSLTGQGTILAPLEVLAGGSLAPAGADRGTLTVNGPVTLNGLARFDVFRSDTGAIECDQLRGATEIRLGGTLQLNLTGTALQEGDVLQLLQAGSYSGAFEAIEPPTPGPELAWDTSRLTVDGTLRVALPAPARPTIEQAHLVGAELRLAGSGGLPGLTYTIRASTNLALPAAQWWPVLTNTFDPSGRFQVALPVDPAVSPMFYRISIP
- a CDS encoding FeoA domain-containing protein, with amino-acid sequence MSWVIWIVVALGLVGWWFWPRRGLWARLREARHLAARARREDALKHILKTEANGREATLESVSGALQMSPQKTAGLLSELESCGLISFEGGRMHLSSQGRELATHVVRAHRLWESYLADRTGLTEDQWHRLAERQEHLLSRQEAEALAAELGHPRVDPHGDAIPEPGAALPADRGASLNSLRPDAPAVITHVEDEPQPLYARLAREGLRPGVKVCVLERTPTSVRLWGHDREHVLSPVEAQSIGVEPLPDTSLRDLQGEVFLHQLAPGQSARVVELSPACRGMERRRLLDLGFVPGTRVTVDMASPLGDPRAYRVRGTLVALRQDQARWIRVEPLEKEAA
- the rimO gene encoding 30S ribosomal protein S12 methylthiotransferase RimO; the encoded protein is MQPKNQAESPRRVGLVSLGCAKNLVDAEVMLGTLLRDGFEITNDPARADALIINTCSFIDAAQEESVDTILESAAFREAHARGQALIVSGCLPQRFRAQLRDLLPEVDAFMGVDEVPRVSEIVREALAHRAARLGLERVREGRSRAERRQDLLRLQETAPDTAAGSVNGRRVAEDLTAPVVVRARPRYIPDYDTPRFRLTPAHYAYVKIAEGCNHPCSFCIIPQMRGSHRSRPLEDIVREVRALLDQGVREFNLISQDSTYYGLDLRPRRAGSVASPAKFREAMRDLPPEAPTLARLLEVLDGLPGDFWVRVLYTHPAHWTEELIRTFAQCRKVVRYVDMPLQHIHDLMLERMRRETSRAYIEELLQRIRSGIPGVTLRTTFIVGFPGETEACFEALLEFMERVRFDRAGVFLYSREEGTRAARMAQQVPAEVKQRRRDRAMELQRRISRERNAGMVGRRLRVLVEGQLRGGRAVPAEIRSWEHGLVREDNGGSARLGRGLWSVARSEADAPEVDGRVFVRGELPVGRFATVEVVGWTDYDLIARPV